The nucleotide sequence TATTTTATGGATTTTTATCCGCTCCCGACAACTTACCTGATGAATTTAAAGGCGAAGAAGTCGTTAATGGATTGCAAATGGCAAATCACTTGATTTTAGGTTTGGAGTATGATATTTCTTCAAAAATTGATTTCAATCTTGAAGGCTATGTGAAAGACTTTACCCAACTAACCAATATCAATAAAGATAAACTAACACTTTCCGATCCTGATTTTATCGTTGAAGAAGGTCTAGCAAAAGGTGTTGATTTGGTTTTGAAATATAACGATCCTAAATTTTACTTTTGGCTAGTTTATTCCCTTGGACACATTACAAGATCTGGTGAAGACATCGAATACAATCCACACTTCGACAGGAGGCATAACGTGAACTTAGTAAGCACCTACAAATTCGGGGTTCAAAAAAATTGGAGCTTTGATGCTAGATGGAATATTGGCTCAGGCTTTCCTTTCACACAAACACAAGGCTTCTACCCATCTATGGACTTTTCTGACGGTATCAACACCAATTACACCTCAGAAAGTGGTGAGCTAGGAATAATATATGCTGGTCTGAACGAAGGGCGACTGCCTTGGTATCATCGATTGGATATTGCTCTCAAAAAAGAACAAAAATTAAGTAAACATTCCACTTTTGAATGGAATGTTGGTGTGACTAATGTTTACAATAGAGAAAATATATTTTACTTTAATAGAATAGAATACAAAAGAGTTAATCAATTGCCGTTTATGCCTAGTGCAGGAATGAGTTTAAGTTTTTAAAAAAAATCTATTTTCATCTTAGATTTTCTTTTAATTTCGCAAGCAAACCAATTTAGACCAAATACACCATTTTAAGATGAGCAAATCCTCCCCAACTAAGTATATTTTTGTTACAGGGGGAGTTACCTCTTCACTCGGAAAAGGAATTGTGTCCGCTTCTCTAGGAAAACTGCTAGAGGCTAGGGGCTATTCGGTTACCATTCAAAAGTTAGACCCCTACATTAATGTTGATCCAGGGACGATGAATCCTTACGAGCATGGTGAGTGTTTTGTAACCGATGATGGTGCAGAAACAGATTTGGACTTAGGGCATTATTAGCGTTTTTTATCGTCCACAACATCTCAAGCTAATAATGTAACAACTGGAAGGATTTACCAGTCTGTCATTGACAAAGAAAGACGTGGCGATTATCTCGGCAAGACCGTACAAGTCATACCTCACATCACTAATGAAATAAAAGAACACATTCAGATTTTAGGCGAAACAGGACAATTCGATATTGTCATCACCGAAATTGGTGGTACTGTAGGTGATATCGAATCCTTACCATTTATAGAAGCTGTTCGTCAACTGAGATGGGAAATGGAATCCAACGCCATAAACATTCATTTGACCTTGGTACCTTACCTATCAGCAGCAGGTGAATTAAAGACTAAACCCACTCAAAACTCGGTAAAAAAGTTGAGAGAATTAGGTCTTCAACCTGACATTTTAGTATGCCGTACCGAGCACAACCTAAACTCTGAAATAAGAAGGAAAATAGCTCAATTCTGTAACGTAGAAAGAGATGCCGTTATAGAGTCTATGGATGCTGAAAGTATATACCACGTTCCATTATTAATGCAATCCGAAAAACTCGACAAGGTAGTGTTGAGAAAACTCGGCCTAAAAGACGAAACCAATATCTCTTTACCTATATGGAATGAGTTTTTAGAACGACTTAAAAACCCCAAGACAGAAGTGCAAATTGCAGTAGTTGGGAAATATGTAGAACTTCAAGATGCCTACAAATCTATCGCTGAATCATTTATTCATAGTGGTGCAGCCAATCAGTCTAAGGTTAAAGTTTCATGGCTACAATCTGAAGATATTACTGCCTCAAATGCCCACAAAAAATTAAGTCCTTATCACGGCATATTAGTTGCCCCAGGATTTGGTGATAGAGGAATTGAAGGTAAAATAGAAGCCGTTAAATACGCTAGAACTGAAAACGTGCCCTTTTTTGGCATATGTCTAGGGATGCAATGCGCAGTTGTTGAATATGCTAGGAATGTTCTGAACTTGGCAGATGCTCACACCACAGAAATAAATCCCATATCATCGAACCCTGTTATTGATTTGATGGAACATCAAAAAAAGGTCACCGACAAAGGGGGCACCATGCGATTGGGTTCATATCCTTGTAAGCTAGACGAACATTCAAAAGCCTTTGAATGCTACAACAAAGCAGATATAAAAGAAAGACACAGACACCGTTATGAATTCAATAACGATTATAAAACAAAACTGGAAGCGGCAGGAATGAAAACAACAGGAATCAATCCCGAATCTAATCTAGTTGAAATTATAGAAATTGCTAAACACCCTTGGTTTGTTGGTGTTCAATTTCATCCAGAGTATAAAAGTACAGTTGCTAACCCTCAACCTTTATTTGTAGGCTTTATCAATGCAGCAATAACCTATTCAAAACAAAACTAACCCCATGGACAAAAATTCCATAACAGGCGTCATTTTAATTGTATTAATAGTAGTTGGCTACAACGCCCTATTTCCACCAGTAGTAGAAGTAGAAACTCCAGAAAAAGAAACTACAACCGTTGTTGTAGAAGAAGAAATAGTACAAGAAGAAACAGAAAACATAGTATTTTCTGACACTACAGCACAAAACGAATCGTACCAAAGAGCATTTGGCGTTTTCGCACCATCGGCGACAGGTAGCGATGAAGACGTTGTTATTGAAAACGATTTAATCAAACTTTCTATTTCACCAAAAGGGGGTAGAATAGTATCTGCTATTTTGAAAGACTACCAAACTACAGATTCGCTACCGCTAAACCTTGTAGACAGGGATTCTTCAGCATTTAATATTACCTTCTTTTCAGAAGGCAATAGAATTATTAATACTCAAGATTTATATTTTCAATCGATTGACAAGACTGAAAATTCTGTAGCCATGAGGATGATGGCTTCTAATGGCGGCTATCTGGAGTATGTATATCAGCTTAATGCTGGCGATTACATGATGGACTTTAAAGTCAACACCGTTGATTTGGACGATATCATCCCGTCTAATCGTAATGATTTAGAATTGAAATGGTCTGTTAATTTACCTAGTACTGAAAAGAGTATTGAAAATGAAAGAATGTATTCTACTGTTTACTTTAAGTACCTCAACGATGAAGTAGACTACCTTTCTGAAACAAAAGACGATGAAGAAAGTCTAAGTGGCAAAGCTCAATGGATAGGATTAAAGCACCAGTTTTTTAGCTCTGTGCTTATCAGCAATGACGGCTTTGAGAAACCAATATCAGTAAAAACAACTACTAAAGAAGGTTCAACGCAATTTGTCAAAAACTTAGAAGTTGAAGCCTCACTCGCTTACAACCACAATTCAAAAGAAAGTATTCCTTTACAATTCTATTTTGGACCTAACCATTATGAAACTCTTTCTTCATACAATATGGATTTGGAAAGAATGATACCTCTAGGGTGGGGGATTTTCAGATGGGTAAATAAGTACGCTGTAATTCCTATTTTCAATTGGTTAGACAACAGTATTACCAACTACGGAATTATCATTTTAATAATGACATTCATAATTAAGATGGCCTTAGCACCCTTTACTTTAAAGGCATACAAGTCGCAAGCGAAAATGAAGGTCTTGAAGCCTGAAATTGATAAAATCAATGAAAAACACAAGGACAAAGACCCTATGAAAGCACAACAAGCGACTATGGCTCTTTATAAAAAAGCTGGAGTAAATCCTCTGGGTGGTTGTGTACCTATGCTTTTGCAGATGCCTATACTTTTCGCCCTATTCCGTTTCTTTCCAGCAAGTATTGAACTTCGTCAAAAGTCTTTTCTATGGGCTACGGACTTATCCACTTATGATTCCGTATTAGATTTGCCATTCGAGATTCCATTCTATGGCGATCACGTCAGTTTGTTTACACTACTGATGACTATATCTACACTGCTATACACTAGAATGAATAGCCAAATGAGTGGGCCACAAATGGCACAAATGAAATGGATGATGTACCTCATGCCAATTATGTTCTTAGGCTTCTTTAACAACTATGCCTCTGGATTGAGCTATTACTACTTCTTGGCTAATATGGTTACTTTCGGACAGCAATTCGTAATGAGAAAATACTTCATTGACGAAACAGCTATTTTAGCTCAGATTGAAAGCAATAAGAAAAAACCTGTTAAGAAATCTAAATTCCAAAAACGATTGGAAGACATGGCTAAAAAACAACAGGAAGCAGCCAATAAAAGAAAATAAACTAGGAGATAAAATCTAAAAACATCTTCATCGATTTTCTTTTCTCTTCAGTCAAATCGTAACTGATAACTTCGGTGAGATAATTCATTTTATCAATTTGAGTGTCAAAAGAATCCGACTTTTCGGATAAGGCTAACTCCATATTAGAAATGCCAAATTTAAGCGCTTCTGAAAATAGTTTTTCGAACGAACTAGCCATAGGCTTATTGCTTACCCAACACGCAAAAACAAAAGGCAAGCCTGTAAATGTTTTCCATTCTTCGGACAAATCGTAAATGTGAGAGAATCTATTTCTATAATCGTAAGCTCTATCACCGATAATAACTCCTGCCGTAGTTCCTTTAATATCCTTTTCAAAATCTGAAGTAGAATCTATGAAATGGGCTTGTATCTTCCAGAAATGTTTGCATAGCAATTGAACTAATGCATTAGAGGTTCTAGAATGATAATCCAATAAAATAGTATCTATTTGGTCTAGGGGCACCTCACTGAATAGACAGACGGTCTGAACGGCCCCGTCAGAAGAAATACAGAAGGGACTAACAACGCTAGGGTTTTCTAAAGTAGGAATAATAGCAACTGGCACTAAAGCTAAATCTACCTCGTCTTGCTGTAGTTTTTCAGCACATCTAGAAGGAATATCCAAAGATAAATCAACCCCTATCTCACTGTTTTCTAATCCAAAAACAAAGGGTATGCTATTTAAATACGAAACTGAACAGACTTTCAAAATGAGGTTGTATAGTTAAATAAAATTCTCGAATAAGGTAAATGCAGACCACTAACTTCAGTACCAATCCGCCAATAAAACCGATTAGTGCCCCAGATGCAATTTTAATGACCTTTATAAAATCGTCCTTTTCATCAATATAAGCGCCTACTAAAGCCCCCACAAAAGGACCAACAACAAAGCCAAATGGTATTGGAGTAATGATACCTAGCAACAAGCCTATCATAGTGCCATTAACGGCTTTCTTTGTGCCACCAAATTTTTTAACACCATAAATCTGCAACCAGAAATCAGCAATAGTAACAACAACGACAATACCAGCCCATTGCCATAAAAATTCATCAGAACATTGGTAGTCGGTAAAAGCTGACAGTATAAGTAAAGCTATGTATGAAAGTGGTGGGCCGGGAATTATAGGGATAAAACAGCCTAACAAGCCCACAACTAAAAGAATTGCACATATGATGATTAGTAAACTAGTCATGGTACAAAAATACGAATTTACTATTGGAAAAATTAATGAAAAGAAGGGTTATCTAGTATAAATTTGCTAAAATTGTAGAGATTTAAAATTCACAAAAAATATATTTTATGAAAAAAGTTCTATTTATTTTTAGTTTACTTTCATTTTTCACAGCAAATGCACAATTCAACTTTACCGATGATTTTGAAAGCTACAATGTAGGCGACTTCATTGGAGAAACTGACACCGTTTGGGTGGTTTGGCCTGCAGCAGGCACAGAAGATGTACAAGTAACAGATGCCAACGCTTTCAGTGGCTCAAACTCTTTATATCTATCTTCTTCAGCCGCAACAGGCGGAGGACCTGAAGATATCGTTCTTGAATTTGGAGAATTATTCGATGAAGGTGACTTCAACTTTACATCTAACTTTTATGTCAATAATAATATGGGTGGCTACTTCAATTTTCAAGCAGATACCGAAATTGGGGAAACATGGGCAATGGACTGTTTTTTGAATAATGATGGTACTATACAATTTTCAACTGGTGGTGGCGAAACCGTATTTTTAGAAAGCACCTATCCTTTTGACACTTGGTTCAATATTGAAATGAATATTAACCTAACCCTAAATCAATGGGAAGTGATGATAGACAATCAGTTTATAGGAACTTTTGAAAACACTATAAATCAAGTGGCTTCTCTCAATCTATACCCACTTAGTGGTAACCAATACTATTTAGATGATGTGTCTGTATCTCATGAACCATTTAACCCTGTAGGAATCAACGCTATTCTTTCAAGCTTAGATCTACCGACATATGTGCAGTTTCCTGCAGATGTTGATATTATGGGGACAGTATTAAACTATGGAGCTGAAACAATTAACTCTATGGATATCGTTTGGACAGACGGCACCAACACCTATACCGATAATGTCTCTGGCCTATCATTGGAAACATTAGACACTTACAATTTCACTCATCCTGATCAATTATCATTTACTGATGCTGATACAGCAAACCTAACCGTTAGCATTGAAAACGTTAATGCTAGTGCTGATGTTGATGACACTAACAATAGTATGAACGCTACAGTTTTTGCCGTAGAATTTGTAACTCAGAAAACACCTCTTTTTGAGCATTTCACAAGTAACACCTGTGGGCCGTGCGCTTCTTTTAATCCTGGCTTTCAAAACCTACTAGATGCTAATGATGTTAATGTTATTGACCAAGCCAAAGTTACGTGTATCAAATACCAAGTGAATTGGCCTGGATCAGGTGATCAAGCTTTTAATTCAGATGTTGGTACACGAGTACAGTATTATGAAGTATCAGGTGTACCGTCAGCACATATTGATGGGAAATCTACATCTTCCTCACAAGCAGAAATAGACCAACATAGAAACATGCCATGCTTCCTTGAGATTACAGGAACAGCTGTTGCTACAGATGGTACAGATTTAGCAGTTGATGTAACTGTTAAATCTCATTTCGATTATCCAAACTCAACTATTCATGTCGCTATTGTTGAAGATGAATACAACAATACTGCAGGAACTAATGGCGAAACTGAATTTTTTCAGGTCATGCGAAAAATGTTACCATCGGCAGACGGTACAAGTGCTGACCTAAGCAGTGGTAATACTTCTACCCTTTCAGAAAATGTTACAGTAGCGGTGGGTAATGTCACTCAAAACTCATTCAGAATATGGGAAGATTTGGGTAATTGCGTAGTCGTGGTATTCGTTGTTGATCAAGATACTAAGCAAGTATTACATTCTAAAGTTATTGAGATAACAGGGAATACTACTGTTACCCCAACTTGGTCCTGTGAACCTACAGGCTGTATTGATCCTGGAACTGGAGAGGGTGAATTCAGCTCTCTAGCGGACTGCGAGGCAGACTGTGTTTCAGACATCGAATTTTGGAATGCAATAGATGTACAGCTAATGCCAAACCCAGCAAGAGATAATTTCTCTATCGAACTGAATGCTTCTTCTCAGAATGTAAGCGTTAGCGTATATTCTATAACTGGACAAATAGTTAGTGAATTTAATTACGGTACTCTTAAGGGCAAACAAATTATCCCTATGAATATTAGCTCATTACAAGCGGGTATCTATACTGTTAAAATTCAAATGAATAACGAAGTATCAACACATCAGTTGATAAAACAATAACTGTCTAAACAACAGGTATTTTTAGCAGCTCACAAATGTGAGCTGCTTTTTTTTACAATAACATCTAAAAGATGTAAATTCGCAAAATAGAAATTAAGCTTTTCAAAATGTCGTTATCCGCTCTAAATGCAATCTCACCAATAGATGGTCGTTACCATTCAAAAACTAAAGAACTTAGTGCATACTACTCTGAGTCTGCACTCATTAAATACAGACTACAAGTAGAAGTAGAATATTTTATTGCTCTTTGTGAATTACCATTGCCTCAATTAGAAAAATTTAATACTGATTTATTTGGCTCATTGAGGAAGGTTTACCTCAATTTCAACGATGAAGATGCCCAAAAAATAAAAGATATTGAAGCTATTACTAACCACGATGTTAAAGCGGTAGAATATTTTCTGAAAGAGCAATTTGATAAACTAAATATCAGTGAGTACAAAGAATTTATACACTTTGCGCTAACCTCACAAGACATTAACAATACAGCGACACCACTGCTTATAAAGGAATCAGTAGAGGATATATTTCTTCCCAGTTATCTGGAGTTAGTCGAAAAGCTAATCGAGTTAAAAGATGAATGGGCTAACATACCCCTGCTGGCAAGGACACATGGTCAGGCGGCATCTCCTACTCTTTTAGGTAAGGAAGTGATGGTATTTATTGAACGACTAGAACGTCAGATGGGTTTATTAAATATGGTTCCATTCTCCGCTAAGTTTGGTGGAGCAACAGGTAATTTCAACGCTCACCACATTGCCTATCCAGAAGTAGATTGGGTAGCTTTTTCTAACGACTTTGTTGAGGATACGCTAGGCTTAGACCGATCACAAGTCACTACTCAAATTGAACACTATGATAACTTAGCAGCTCTTTTTGATAATTTCAAACGAATAAATACTATCCTCATTGATTTAAGTCGTGATATATGGACTTATATATCGATGAATTACTTCAAGCAAAAAATTAAAGAAGGCGAAGTAGGTTCATCTGCTATGCCCCACAAAGTAAACCCCATAGATTTTGAAAATGCCGAAGGTAATCTAGGTATAGCAAATGCTATTTTCGAACACCTATCTGCTAAACTGCCTATCTCTAGACTTCAAAGGGATTTAACAGACTCCACTGTTTTGAGAAATGTAGGCGTACCTATGGCTCACTCTATTTTAGGCTTTAAATCCATATTAAAAGGGTTGAATAAATTGATTCTTAATGAAGAGGCTATTCGTGCAGACTTAGACGACAATTGGGCAGTAGTAGCAGAAGCTATTCAAACCATTCTGAGAAAAGAAGGTTATCCCAAACCATATGAGGCTCTAAAGGCATTGACCAGAACTAACGGATTGATAGAACAACCTACACTGATTAACTTTATTGATACTTTAAAAGTAAGTGATGAATTGAAAGAGTACTTGAAAAGCATTACCCCTTTCAACTATACGGGTATAGAAAAACTTTAATCCTCAATCAGTTTATATTTCCCGAGATAATCTGACCAATTCCAAATGAAATTGCTCATTAAATCGGTCAATTCTTGAAGAAAAACAGGATTCGGCTCGTTTTGATTTTTCAATAAGTCGCCTTGATATTCGTTCAAATTATATTTTACAAAAATACTTTTCGCCATGGCTTTTTCAATGGTAATATCTTCGCTGTATTGTTCCTTAAAAAAGTTTTCGTAGTCGATAAACATATCTCTAACAAGGTCTTCCTCTAAATCCATAAACTTGATAAGCTCATTCAAACTAGCATGGTGCAAACGGTTTACTATATGATCATCAAAAAAGTTTGGCAGACAATGGTTATTAGCTGCAAAGACAATCATCAAAAACCAATTGGCATCGTCCATCTTTAAATTTGGAGATTCCTCAAATTTTCTGTTGTCATTGACAAATTCAATGATTTCCGAAAAACCTAAATCAATAACCTCAAAAAGAGTCCTAGAATACACTGAGGCCAAATCCTTTACGTTAACTTTCTCTTTTTTGCTAAAGCCAAATAATTTCAACATAATATGCTAAGGTAAACTAAAATTTTTCTTTACTACTGTTAACACTTCATCGCCTATTGCCAAGCAAGCTGTTGCTGCTGGAGATGGCGCATTCAAAACGTGGATACTGTCGTCTTTGCATTCTATTTTAAAGTCGTCGAACACCTCGCCATCTCTGCCGAGTGCCAT is from Flavobacteriales bacterium and encodes:
- the yidC gene encoding membrane protein insertase YidC translates to MDKNSITGVILIVLIVVGYNALFPPVVEVETPEKETTTVVVEEEIVQEETENIVFSDTTAQNESYQRAFGVFAPSATGSDEDVVIENDLIKLSISPKGGRIVSAILKDYQTTDSLPLNLVDRDSSAFNITFFSEGNRIINTQDLYFQSIDKTENSVAMRMMASNGGYLEYVYQLNAGDYMMDFKVNTVDLDDIIPSNRNDLELKWSVNLPSTEKSIENERMYSTVYFKYLNDEVDYLSETKDDEESLSGKAQWIGLKHQFFSSVLISNDGFEKPISVKTTTKEGSTQFVKNLEVEASLAYNHNSKESIPLQFYFGPNHYETLSSYNMDLERMIPLGWGIFRWVNKYAVIPIFNWLDNSITNYGIIILIMTFIIKMALAPFTLKAYKSQAKMKVLKPEIDKINEKHKDKDPMKAQQATMALYKKAGVNPLGGCVPMLLQMPILFALFRFFPASIELRQKSFLWATDLSTYDSVLDLPFEIPFYGDHVSLFTLLMTISTLLYTRMNSQMSGPQMAQMKWMMYLMPIMFLGFFNNYASGLSYYYFLANMVTFGQQFVMRKYFIDETAILAQIESNKKKPVKKSKFQKRLEDMAKKQQEAANKRK
- a CDS encoding menaquinone biosynthesis protein; translation: MKVCSVSYLNSIPFVFGLENSEIGVDLSLDIPSRCAEKLQQDEVDLALVPVAIIPTLENPSVVSPFCISSDGAVQTVCLFSEVPLDQIDTILLDYHSRTSNALVQLLCKHFWKIQAHFIDSTSDFEKDIKGTTAGVIIGDRAYDYRNRFSHIYDLSEEWKTFTGLPFVFACWVSNKPMASSFEKLFSEALKFGISNMELALSEKSDSFDTQIDKMNYLTEVISYDLTEEKRKSMKMFLDFIS
- a CDS encoding DUF456 domain-containing protein; the protein is MTSLLIIICAILLVVGLLGCFIPIIPGPPLSYIALLILSAFTDYQCSDEFLWQWAGIVVVVTIADFWLQIYGVKKFGGTKKAVNGTMIGLLLGIITPIPFGFVVGPFVGALVGAYIDEKDDFIKVIKIASGALIGFIGGLVLKLVVCIYLIREFYLTIQPHFESLFSFVFK
- a CDS encoding T9SS type A sorting domain-containing protein, which produces MKKVLFIFSLLSFFTANAQFNFTDDFESYNVGDFIGETDTVWVVWPAAGTEDVQVTDANAFSGSNSLYLSSSAATGGGPEDIVLEFGELFDEGDFNFTSNFYVNNNMGGYFNFQADTEIGETWAMDCFLNNDGTIQFSTGGGETVFLESTYPFDTWFNIEMNINLTLNQWEVMIDNQFIGTFENTINQVASLNLYPLSGNQYYLDDVSVSHEPFNPVGINAILSSLDLPTYVQFPADVDIMGTVLNYGAETINSMDIVWTDGTNTYTDNVSGLSLETLDTYNFTHPDQLSFTDADTANLTVSIENVNASADVDDTNNSMNATVFAVEFVTQKTPLFEHFTSNTCGPCASFNPGFQNLLDANDVNVIDQAKVTCIKYQVNWPGSGDQAFNSDVGTRVQYYEVSGVPSAHIDGKSTSSSQAEIDQHRNMPCFLEITGTAVATDGTDLAVDVTVKSHFDYPNSTIHVAIVEDEYNNTAGTNGETEFFQVMRKMLPSADGTSADLSSGNTSTLSENVTVAVGNVTQNSFRIWEDLGNCVVVVFVVDQDTKQVLHSKVIEITGNTTVTPTWSCEPTGCIDPGTGEGEFSSLADCEADCVSDIEFWNAIDVQLMPNPARDNFSIELNASSQNVSVSVYSITGQIVSEFNYGTLKGKQIIPMNISSLQAGIYTVKIQMNNEVSTHQLIKQ
- the purB gene encoding adenylosuccinate lyase, which encodes MSLSALNAISPIDGRYHSKTKELSAYYSESALIKYRLQVEVEYFIALCELPLPQLEKFNTDLFGSLRKVYLNFNDEDAQKIKDIEAITNHDVKAVEYFLKEQFDKLNISEYKEFIHFALTSQDINNTATPLLIKESVEDIFLPSYLELVEKLIELKDEWANIPLLARTHGQAASPTLLGKEVMVFIERLERQMGLLNMVPFSAKFGGATGNFNAHHIAYPEVDWVAFSNDFVEDTLGLDRSQVTTQIEHYDNLAALFDNFKRINTILIDLSRDIWTYISMNYFKQKIKEGEVGSSAMPHKVNPIDFENAEGNLGIANAIFEHLSAKLPISRLQRDLTDSTVLRNVGVPMAHSILGFKSILKGLNKLILNEEAIRADLDDNWAVVAEAIQTILRKEGYPKPYEALKALTRTNGLIEQPTLINFIDTLKVSDELKEYLKSITPFNYTGIEKL